In Helicobacter anatolicus, the sequence CCTCAAGAAGTTAGCGAACTTCTTGCAAAAATTGCCGTGCATAATCAAAAATCTGTCAATAAAGTTTATGACCCTTGCTGTGGAAGCGGCTCTTTGCTTTTGAAATTTGCCAAAATACTTGGAAAAGAAAATGTCAAAAAAGGTTTCTATGGACAAGAAATTAATCTCACCACCTACAACCTCTGTCGTATCAATATGTTCCTTCATGATATCAATTACAGCAAATTTCATATCTCTCATGGAGATACCCTCCTAGATCCAAAGCATAGTGATGATGAGCCATTTGATGCTATCGTCTCAAATCCCCCCTACTCTACAAAATGGGAAGGAGATAACAACCCTTTGCTTATTAACGATCCACGATTTTCTCCAGCAGGAGTCTTAGCTCCAAAAGGTAATGCAGATCTAGCCTTTACCATGCACATGCTTTCTTGGCTTTCAAATAGCGGGACTTGTGCGATAGTTGAATTCCCAGGGGTGCTTTATCGAGGAGGTGCTGAGCGAAAAATCCGAGAATATCTAGTCAAAAATAACTTTGTAGATTGTGTGATTGGGCTACCTGCCAATCTTTTCTTTGGGACAAGCATTGCCACTTGTATTTTGGTGCTTAAAAAGAATAAAATAGATGCCAATACCCTATTTATTGATGCAAGTGCGGAATTTATCAAAGCTGGAACAAAAAACAAGCTTACAGAAGAGAATATCCAAAAAATTTATCAAGCTTATATTGACAGAAAAGAAGAGCAATACTTCACCTCTCTTGCTTCCA encodes:
- a CDS encoding type I restriction-modification system subunit M, with protein sequence MWKVANELRGSVDGWDFKQYVLGIMFYRYISENLTRYINEGEQENNKDFDYTTLSDEEAEIGREETIKEKGFFIPPSKLFCNVVKNASKDPDLNTTLENIFQGIEKSSLKTSSEKNVKGLFADLDVNSSKLGNTLKARNEKLTKLLEAINEMELGEYQESGIDVFGDAYEYLMAMYASSAGKSGGEFFTPQEVSELLAKIAVHNQKSVNKVYDPCCGSGSLLLKFAKILGKENVKKGFYGQEINLTTYNLCRINMFLHDINYSKFHISHGDTLLDPKHSDDEPFDAIVSNPPYSTKWEGDNNPLLINDPRFSPAGVLAPKGNADLAFTMHMLSWLSNSGTCAIVEFPGVLYRGGAERKIREYLVKNNFVDCVIGLPANLFFGTSIATCILVLKKNKIDANTLFIDASAEFIKAGTKNKLTEENIQKIYQAYIDRKEEQYFTSLASIEQIKNNDFNLSVNRYVKQEDIREDIDIKALNAEIKNIVKKQERLRTSLDQIITELEG